The following DNA comes from Catenulispora sp. MAP5-51.
TCAGGTTTCCCTCTCCCAGCCGACCGTGCGACGCCACGAGCGGCCCGTACCACCACATGACGATGGCGGCGAAGGTACCGGCGGACACGACCGTGAGCACCGCGAGCAAGGTGATCTTCGTGACCAGCCAGCGAGTCCGGCCCACGCCCTGGGTGAACGCGAACCGGTGGGTGCCGGACTCGTATTCCCGGGCGATCAGCGGCGCACCGAGGAACATGCCGAACAGTAGCGGGAGCGGGAAGAGGACCGCGGTGAGGCGGGTGACGAGGTCCAGGTCGTGGTGGAACGCGTCGATACTGACGGGGCACGCTTGGTTCTGGCGGCCGGGCACGCAGTCGGCCAGGCCCAACCTGCGGAAGTCGGCGTGCATCGCGAGCCCGTTCTGCAGCAGCAAGAGGCCGCAGAGCACGAGTACGCCGATCAGCCCGACCAAGGCGGTCCGGTGCTGGCGCCAGGTCACCCAGGCCAGAGCGCGCAGCGACGGCCGAGATGGCCGGCTCGGCGCGACGGTGGGTCGGGTCACTGCTGTGGTCACGGTCGGGCTCCCTTTCCTGTCAGCTCACGGGGTCCGGGCAGCGCGGATGCGCCAGGGTCGCGAAGGTAGGCCAGAACCATTTCCTCCAAGCCGACCTGGTGTACCTCCCAGCCTGTCGGCACCTCTGCTCGTCGCCCGCTGGTCCGGACAAGGAGGTGGGCCTGGGCTTCGGCGCGCCGGTCGCGCACGACGGGCACAGCCGCCGCGATCCGGTCGGCATGTGCGGCCGGACCGGCGTAGAGCTGGTGGGAGGCGAGCAGATCGTCGACCTCGCCGGCGACCTGTACCCGGCCGGAGGCCAGGACCACCAGGTAGTCGCAGACGCGTTCCAACTCGGCGACGACGTGGGAGGAGAAGATGACCGAGATGCCGTCCTCGGCGACGGCGGCCATGAGCGCCGCCATGAAGTCGTGACGGGCCAACGGATCGAGGCTGGACAGCGGCTCGTCCAGGATCAGCTGCCGGGGACGTTTGGCCAGGGCGAGGGTCAGCGCGACTTGGGCGCGCTGTCCGCCGGAGAGCTTGCCGACCTTGCGCGCCGACGGGATGTCGAGCTCTGCGATACGGGCCTGGGCGCGTACCGAGTCGAAGTCGGCGTTGAGGTTGCGGGCCAGGTGCAGCATGTCGGCAACCGACAGGCTCGGATAGAGCGCGGTGTCCTGGGCTACGAAGGCGACACGTCCCAGCGCCTCAAGGCTTCCGGCATCCAGGCCGCCTTGGACACGCACTCGACCGGTGGTCGGCGTGACCAGCCCGACAGCCAGGTGCAGCAGGGTGGTCTTGCCCGATCCCGTTGGGACCGACCAGCGCGACTACATGTCCCTCGGGGATGGACAGCCCGCAGTCGCGGAGCGCCCACGTCGACCCGTAACGCTTGCCCAGCCCGCTCGCCTCCAGAGCCAGACTCTCCTCCGGCATCCCCATCATGATGCGATCACCCCCGAATCTCCCGCCGTCCCGGTGCGATCGGTGCTCTCGGCGCGGAAATCGTGCAGAGCGCTGGTGAACAGGGCCACCATGCCGTCCTCGTCGAGTCCGGCCTCGTCGGCCCTGCGCATCCAGGCCGTGAGGGCCCGGCGCAACGTCTGCTGCTCCCGCAACGGCGTGGTGCCGAGCGTCCCGTCAACGAAGGTGCCCTGCCCGGGACGGCCGACCGCCAGCCCTTTGCGTTCGAGTTCCCGGTAGGCCTTGAGAACCGTGTTCGGGTTGATCGCCAACCCGGCGACGACCTC
Coding sequences within:
- a CDS encoding GntR family transcriptional regulator, with the protein product MTIDKQVSGGEGSPIEFRLDPGSGVPTYLQLVQQVEHALRLGFLEPGDRLPKVKEVVAGLAINPNTVLKAYRELERKGLAVGRPGQGTFVDGTLGTTPLREQQTLRRALTAWMRRADEAGLDEDGMVALFTSALHDFRAESTDRTGTAGDSGVIAS